The genomic interval CTGTGCTATGAATCTTTTCTTCACCTAAAACCTTTAGGGAGGCTTCTTTTTCTGCAGCAACGTAAAGAACAGACATGGGGCTCATGACCATATTATGGAGAACTGTGCTAGAATTCCTGTGACagaggagagaaaacaaaagtgaaCTTAAACCTTGGCCTGAAAGTCTGGTCCTTCATCTCTGACCTTGAAAGGATGTCTAGTATTTCCTGAATAAAGAAGAAAGGAGTCTCCACCCCAGCATGGAAAAGCACAAAAGAGAAAAGTTACAACACACAATCAGAGTCACCAAGAAAAGTAGAAACAGCTGCAAAGTTCTTACAGAAATTGAGACACACCGAGGTCTGCCATACAAATAGTCTTATGGCAGCTGCTGGACCCACCATCTCCTTACAGCTAGTTGTCTTCTGAGTCCTTTCTCGACTTAGCCAATGAGGAGGGAATTTTGAGACCTCCAAAAGCACCCTAGCCCAGATTGTACGACAACCTCTTGACTTCACTAATTTGCATCATAAATAAGACATTATCTacatgaatgatgatgatgatgattgactgatttgatgatgctgatgattcATGAAAACAGAGGGTTTCCTTACCCTGAGCCCAAAGAAACCTGAAATGATGTGCAGGTTCGTCACTCACAATGAGCCCCAGATTTTCTGGTCTAGTCAGTCACTGAAGTCTCCTACCACGTCCACCAACAGTGCCCTTATATACAGGCAACACttgtgctaggaaatcctggagaGACGATTTTCCAGACACTCTTTTCCAGTAGGAGAATGGAACTGAGGCAGATATAGGAGAACAACCTTGAAATTTTGGTTATGAAAACAAGGAAAATATACTAAGTGACTGTCTAATGTCTCATCTACCTGGAAGTCTAGGCTTTTCTCCAGAACATCCATGATTGTAGATGGCATATCCAGATTGAATGAAGTTATTATTTATAACATCTCAGGTCCAAAAACATTGCTgcaaaattatccagtttgagaccaaatTTAACTGCCCTGCATCAGCAcgagggaatcctgtgaattgtaatttattgtggcaccagagctctctgacacagaaggctaaattgtctcacaaaacacGCATAACGTAGTTCCCCAAAACTCCCTAGCAGGAaatgaaatgctgtggatattctgtaacataccttgatttcagtaaggccttggacaaggtcctccatgatattcttgaaaacaagctagtaaaatgtgggccaaACAATGCAActattagatggatttgtaattattatttttttgaccagccaaacccacagggtgctcagcaatggctcctcttcatcctggagagaagtgactagtcaGGTGCCTCAGGATTCtgtccttggctcagtgctattcaccATTTTTACAAGTGACTTATAAGTGACTTTTATaagtgacttagatgaaagaataaaggacatgcttatcaattttgacactaaattaggagacatagctaataccccagaggagaggatcaaaattcaaaataactttAATAGATCAGACAGCTGGgccaaaataaatttcaatagggagaaatgaaaggtactgcacttaggcaaaaaaaattttaaaaaatgaaatgcatagatataggatggaggacacctggcataataagactgcatgtgaaagggatctaggagtcctcaTAGTCCAAATGTTAAAGATGAGTCAACAGAGtgacgtggcagctaaaaaggccaatgcaattctagtctgcatcagtagaaatatagtgtctagatcaagagaagtaatagtgccactccattctgctttggtcagtcctcacttggaatactctgtccagttctggacaccacaattcaaaaaggatgttggcaagctaaagcgtgtccaaaagagggcagccaaaatggtgaaggttctggaaactatgccttatgaggagagacttagggagctggggatgttcagcctggagaaagaaggttaagaggtggtatgatagccctgtttaaatatttgaagggatgtcataatgaggctggaggaggcttgctttctgctgctgcagcaaataggacctggagcaagctacaagaaaagagattccatgtcaacattacgaagaacttcatgacagtaagaactgtccctcagagtgtggtggagtctccttcttaggaattttttaaacaggctggatggccatctatcggggtgctttgattgtgtgttcttgcatggcagaggtttggattggatggatcttggggtcacttccaacttTTTGATGTTAAAATTCTATAATTCAAAGTGGACTGTTTccacagtatgttttggacctcagaaacCCTATCTTGCATTGTTTATATGGTCATTATTCACTCTGTCttccttcttgttgtttgttACCTGCCTTTGAGTCGATCCCGATTCAtcgcagccctgtggatgagacagctccaagactccctatcctcttctgctctgcttagttcctgcaaattcatacctgtggcctcctttatccatccatctagcatgtggtcttacTCTCTTTGTACACTGtgccaccttttctagcattattgttttttccaatgagtcatgccttctctgaTGGAGAAAGCAGTGGAACCTCagaagcttgcatgatgtattggCCCAATAAATGtcttgctgttttgtggattttgtaattggttttgcAATGTGACTAAAAATAATGGCACCTTTAATTTCTCAATTTCTCCTTTAACCCTACAGCCCACCCTTGCAGATATGCATCATTTGCACCAGAATGAACAGCCAAAGCCAAATTAAAGTCTAATCCTTAAAGAGAGAAAAATTTATTGAACTCAGAAGGCACTTCAACTTGGACACAAGAAAGGAAATCACAAAATCAAAGTTAAGAAAAAGCAAGCTGAACAGGAGGCTGAACCCACCCACATTTAGTGTTGACAGGCCTCAGTACCTGCTCTTCTCCTCAAATCCTCAGGATGATatccctggtgacacagtggttaaatgcctgtactgcagccactcactcacaaaccataaggctgtgagttTAGTACCAGCCAGGGGCAAAGGCTTGACTCATGCTTGcgtccttccaaggtcgctaaaatgaatacctagcttgttggaggcaattagtttacagttgtaaaccacttagagactgtttaggtggtatgaagcaggaCATAAATgaagctgtaataataataacaagagtCCAGCACTGaaaattgaaaattaaatttattacatTTTGTACTGTGTCCTGGCccatgctgctccagggaacTTCAGAGAAGCTGCAATAGACTCTTTGGAATCTTTCCTGATCcactcttccctcttccccccaaTGTTTCTCCAGAGGGAGTTGGCAGCTAGATCCTCTTCTTCCACTGTAGGAGCAACCAATCAGCCTATTTGGTTTTCTGCTATTCCCTCTGGCCCTGAGAAAAGACTGTTGCCTATGAGTCTTTTTCCCCCCACATAAACCTTTAAGGAAGGCTTGTTCATTTTCTGCAGCAATTTAAAGAACAAGACACAAGGACCCACATCCATAATTATGGAGAAGGTGTGAGAATTCCTTCAGAAAGGAGGAAATGAAGACTGGACTTAACATTGGACTGAAAGCCGTGGCCTTTTACCTCTGACCTTGAAAAGATACCTTGTATTTTCCTAGTAATGAGGAAAGAGAGTCTCCACCTACAagaaaaaagcacaaaagaaagaaaggttacaGAGTCACCAAGAAAAGAGTAACTGCACAATTTTTACAAAATGACAACAACAGGGGCCTGCCATACTAATAGGGGTGGGCAGTTGTGGACTTCCATCTCCTATAGCTAGTTCTCCTATGAGTCATCTCAGATGTAGCCATTATGGATGGATTCTGAGACCTGCAAAGACAGCCTAGGCCAGTTTGTAGAAGCACATCTTGCATGCAAGTGTGCATCAGGAGATAGACGTTATCTAAAAAAACAGAGAGTAATAATATTTCTTCCATAAAGGAGAAGGTTTCCTAcctaaaacctttctcttctttgATGAGGTGCAGATTTCTCATTCAGTGAATCCAGATCTCTTCTCCTACAGTCACCACTGTCCTATATACAGAGAAAGGGAAATTTTACGTATGATTGAGGCAACACTAATACAAGAAATCTTAGGAGAGATTCCAGACACTTTGCCTTGGAGGTCGCCACTAAGAATCACTAAGAATCACACAAGTcatagctggaagaaaggccacaattttattagcaacagcaaacaattACAGTAGTAGGGTTGGTCCCAAACCAGTGctctgtagccctggtaccacaccaaccaaatccatggcctatgctgccactcCTGAAGTTGTGACTTGAACCACCaacccaagggagggagggtaggaGATCCGAGAAGCGAATGGCACTGGGGCCTGTCCGcgtggcctatatataggcccaGGCCCTGGCCCAACCAAAACCAAAAGGCAAGTCGATTTTGCttaaagagagaaaatatttatTGAACTCAGAAGTCACTTTAAACTGACATAGAAGAACACCACCATCTCATGCCCAAAATCAAAGTTAAGCAAAGCTATTCAAATCAAGGACATTATTTTTTATGGAGAGGGAATGACAGAGATCTCTGTTCTTGATTCAAATTCAAAGTCTACGCTGACAGAACAATCATTTTCCTTGTCCTGTGAGCTCTTGCGCTTGGTGAGTTCATGTTTCATTATTATTCTTGCCCCTTTCAAAATCGGCGGCAGAACGTGGTTTGGGACAGTTTGTAGTTTCACGGTGGCAAAGGTGGCTTTTTCTGTGCAATACACTCTTTCAAACCCGTTCCCAGTCATGCCCGGATCAGGCAAAAATtgatgtgcgataatctccatagaattACACTGCATGCCTGTTCAAGCCTTTCTCTGTATTTTAGACTCTCATCTGCACAGTAATGTATTTAATGCTGCCAAAAACAACAAGCCCCCCAAAAACATCAGTTTTCAAACACAGTATATGAAAAGGGAGAGCTACTGACCAGAACTGTCAAAAAGCTTGATGcccatcaaactgcaaatcccaggatccatagcattgagccatggccattaaggtcgtgtcaaactgcattatttctacagtgcagtttAGATCTAAAATATAAGAAAAGACCTTGATCCATTTTGCTTGGCAATCTCTTTACCTGAAGCCCTGGAAGTCCAACCAGACAATAGACAGTAATGTCTTTAATGCTACTGAACCAACCAACCAGACAACCAACAAAAACACCACAATTTTTGAACAACAaccaatataatatatatataatatataaaattatatattatagGGGGAGTTGCCCAGAAGAGGTTCTGCAGATGGTTTTCAGCTCGAGTCTGAAGCATGTAGATAAATGTTTGCAGATGAGGAAAGGCCCAAAGCTGCCCAGTTAAAGGGTACCTTGAAATCTCATGCTTCTTTTAATCCTGCAGCCATGAAGAACAAGATTAGTTTGGAAAAACTGAGgcttaaaaaaatctttcattgTGGTTACACcattataaaatcatttaaaattccaGATGACTTGGATCAATgtctatattttttattataatccTCGGCGATGGAGCCATTGATCCATTTAACTGCAGCCTCTTATTTACTTAAAGGTTAACAATTGAGATTCAGTTGGGACTCCATCCCTACGGATACAGATTATTTTACGATCGCAAAAAACCATACATTTGATTCTACTTTCAAAACAATAAGTGTATGAAAGGGAACATCGCTTTGCACTTGCCAGATAAGGCAGCCCATAGGATGTTCTACAGATGGCTTTAAGCTCAGAATCTGAGGCATTTACGAAAGTATTGACATGTTTGATACATAATATTTCTACAGTTATTATCATCATTTGGAGATGGAGTCTTTGGGTTGTCTACATTGTTATGTTTGAAGGTTTGAAAGACTGGGCTGCCACATTCTCCATTGTCATCCAGGCGAAGATACAAAACAGCCACAGTGATGAGTTCTTTGGAGCCATCCTTTGCTGCTTCTCTTGGTCTTCCTCCCTGCTTGCTCCCTGCTTTTCCCCAGTCCCTGTGGCTTGCAGAGGCTGGAGAACAACAGAGCGGGAAACCTGCCGCCTCTCATCTTCAGATGGCTTGACCATAACTCCCATCCCCGCAAACACCATAACTGAATAGGTGGCATGATGGAAGTTCTAGTCCAAAGCATTtcaataatccaggttgagaaagactagggggggggggcatttaaacTGCAAAAGGTGCTCTGAGCTGTTAGGCTCTGTGTCCTCTGTGTGGTTTTCTGTTCTGAAACTGATCTGTCCGTTCATTACTTCTTCTTTTGGGTGAGATGGGGGTCTCCGCTTCCTCTTACCAGTATCTACCCCTTCCCCATATTAGAAAAGTATTTATACAGCAGGGGTGCTTTACTTAAGGTGGAAAGACTCCAAGAACGGCTTCCCACTTCATCTCAACTCTGAATTCATCTTCTTTTGGAAACAGATCTGTGTGAGTAAAGGAAAATGGATAATGCAGTCATCTTTCCTACTGTATTGAGTAGACTTTACTTGGTTTGTAATGAATAAAACCTAGGGCtggatccgcactgcagaataatcTGGTTGACAAcatttaactgccagggctcaatgctgtggaattctgggaaatatcatttgttgcagcaccagagctctgcttcccagaattccatagcactgagccctggcagttaaagtggtgtcaaaaacaGGATCATTTCGGCAatttggatgcagcctaggtaAGAGACATTAACATGGAGTTCAGAGAGGCCtctggggtgcatctgcactatagaaataattcaatttcatGTTGCTttcaacagccatggctccatcctacagaatcctggaattagtGTTTTGTGTGGCAGAGAAGCCTAAGACCTtgttaaactataaatcccaggattccatggatggagctacagcacttaaagtggtattaactgcattattctacagtgtaaatgcaccctgaaTCTGCACTTATTCGGCTCTCCTGTGCTAGAAAGAATGGTGTCCAGTGGTAATAATTGTGAGTGATTTTGCACATTCTTGATGATTTGGCGCACTTagaccattttaaaatacattatctgtacaaaaagtttctttttctgcagaacatttttaaaggcaaaaatgtCAAGGGGAGGTTGTGCTCTCTCTCCCCATACAAACTAGTACCTAAATGGAAACCTTCTTACTGTGGTAAACCATTTTCTCAATTGGGCAACATGATAATCAAAGCCCCTTTACATCAAGGACAAGAATATTTATGGCATTCTTTACCTCCCCCGAATAAAATTTAGGGGTCCATTTGCGATTTTCATGTAAAGAACTATAAGGGTTTGAACAGTTCCTCTGTGTCGCTTGTGTTTGCAAAGCCATGAAATCTATTGTATATATCTTGCTGTGACTGTGGACTGGACCCATAAATAGTGGCTAACTGTAGGGGTTTGAAtccataatttattttatgtCACTCTTTGCATTGAACAAGAGCTCTACTGATTGTTGGAACTAGAACTTAGTAGCTTATCGAGGATGTGATGGGGCACAACAaaagggagcgggatgggaaCGGAAGGGTCAAGGGATGCATCTTTTACTGCTCACTGGATGCCGTCGCCACTGGAAGTTCCCCTTCTGTTCCTGCTCCGCCACAGAGGAGGCGATTTACAGGAATTGTTCAGAAGCGGTCCTAAAAATCGCCACCTCTGGGACTGAccaggaacagaatgggaacttttggtggtggtggcagcattccagtgtgcggtaaaatacATCCTTGCCCCCTTTCGTTCtatcccactccctttcattcCCCCACAGCATGTCCCTGGGGCAATGTGATAAGCTTATTCGATTGGAACCAAAGAGCTCTGCTGAACTCAGTCTAATCTGCAcgcagaataatccagttcgacaccattttaactgtctgtCTCATGATATGGaatctgggattgtagttttgtgagagatttagccttctctgtcagagagtctcTGGTACcaagcaaaactacaaatcctaggtggatggagccatgacagttaaaatgatgtcaactaTGTCAATACCTATAACAGGACTGAAGACAAGTGTGGTGCAAGGTTTCCCAGCATTTGAGGCAGGAGGATCCATACTCCCTCCTTCCCTAAGCCCCAACCTTCTTCTTCCATcactttcttgttgtgtgcctgcaagtcactCTCATGACAGTCCTAAGATggacctatcataggtttttcttgacTAATTTCatcagagggagtttaccattgccatcctctgaggctgcgagagtgtaactattacttccttcactTCAATTTCTGATTCTTAGGGGACCACTGAGGggggaattaattttaaaatgcaacagaTAAAACATTGCAccaaatactttcaagctgtggactgATGCTGCAAATCAGCAATGGACTCCActtggatacaaaaatccatggatgctcaagcccaatTAAGTACAAATGATAGTAAAGTTGTATAACTTTATATTATACaacttatataacatggcaaagctaaagtttgcttttaggaatgtatatatttttaaaacattgacaaactgtggatacttgaatccatagattaaaagcccgtggataaggagggctgactgcatcaAATAATACCAAAGAAGTCAGATAATCTCTAGTTATGCCAATACTgagaggatctgttccagagtGTGCAGCCAAGAACTTGAAAACTTCCAAACTATTTCCAGAAGAATGGCTCCTTCTGGTGGCACTTCCTATTACAAGCTTTTAAACCATCCTCTTGGGTtttaccttctttctccaggtATCTCTTTTGGCTGCAAAGCTGACCATGCAGTTCAAGGGATCTGGCCCCATTCTCTTTGTGCTCCTGGCAATGGTGTTTATAGTTGGAACCTATGCTGCTGACTATCCGTCATTCCTAAGCCATCACTACGACAACCCCAGAAGCAACGTGGGAAAACGTTACTGCAATACCATGATGCAAAGACGTGGGATGACCAAACCTCAGTGCAAGGCTGTGAACTCCTTCATCCACGGCAGCAAGAAGCAAATCATTGCTGTGTGTAGCAAGGGGGGGAAGCCTTATGGCAACGGGTTGCGGCGTAGCAATAAGCAGTTCTCTGTCACCACCTGCAAGCTCAGTGGAGGCTCTCCCCGTCCACCTTGTAACTATCGAGAGAACAGATCAAAtagatttattgttgttgcttgtaGAGGTGGGAAACCTGTACACTTCGATGAAGGTCAGATCTAAGATGCATACAGAATTGTGTTCAATGTGCCCCATAGGAGAATAATGAACCCATTTCCTTTGTCTAATCCATGGAAAAATTATCTATGGTTTGTAAATCTATGGAGCCAATTTATCTAACTTTCTATTCCCAGTTGCTTTTTGCTTCTTCACTTCAGTACTTTTCATGCCTTCGTTTTGTCTTGTCAGAAAAAGCTGGGAACAAGCAAAAGAAAGTCCTCATTTTGAATGTTGTTTAATTTAGCTAGCCACATGTATTCTTCCAAGCACAGATAAATATATAAACTTTGCAAATGCATTTTCAATTGAGCAGTGTTTCATTCCATTGTTGTGGAGTTCTTgtttttctctctatttttctgtgttttgttttgttcattatCTGTGTATGAGATAGCAGGCATGGCACTACTTGAGGTTTTCTGCTCCTGTTAACCCTATCCcagtaatggtgaacctttttgaggccgagtgcccaaactacaacccaaaacccacttatttattgccaagtgccatgtccctctggttttctagtaacaaactctggcaaattctgtgctggggcaacagcacatgtgcccacatagagggctctgagtgccacctctggcatgcgtgccataggttcgccatcactgccctatccCATCACACCCCACGTACAAAATAGGGTTTGTAGAATGGCATTGCAGATCCTATTTTGAAGTGAGGCATTATGGATGAACAACAACATGGCAGTGGCTACTGCTTGTGACAACAGCAAAACTGGgtgtaagggaaaaaaacaagtgtgtgtgtgtgtgtgtgtgtgtgagagtgtgtgtgtgtgtaaggaatAAACAATGTCATcatcactacagtggtacctcgggatacgaaatacccaggttacgaaattttcgggatacgaaaaaatcccattggaaataattgttccgggttacgaatgttttttcgggttacgaaaaaaaatcggCGCTTTTTTAcacggaaccgcggcttttccccattagcgcctatggcaattcggcttacgaaggcttttcgggttacgaaagcggccgcggaacgaattaatttcataacccgaggcaccactgtacttctgaTCATAAGAGCCCCactcccattttctttcctttctccagaaATAAagatctcctccttccttctggccTTGTTCTCATTTGAAAAAGCTCATTATGGAGATTCAGAATAAGTATGCTTATTTATGAAGCAGAGAAAACAATCAACTTAAggctggaaagggggggggaggcagctgGGAGGCCAGGATACTTCCAGCTTCCCCTGGAGTATCcttgccagtgcagacaagaccttagtctagatcagtggtcctcaaactttttTGGGCCActaccccctttcctcttgggcaacaatcCTAGCACACACACCCCGggcatttttttttatattaggtctactgttttactgcaaattcaaaacagccatTCTCAGTCGCTGCTCCCTTTTCACCCAATCACCTctagagcagcaactgagcagctggctgagcagtgactaagAAGCTTCTTCCTTATGCCAATCTTGCATCAAAGGCCGGAAAAGGCGAGAGTCTTTTGGGTCACTGTTTGCCTGGCTGCCCAATTGCTGTTCCCTTTGCGTCCTGTCAtcctggaagcagcaactgaTCAGCTGGctaagcagcaactgagaagcctctcccccatgccagccttgcagcaaaggctgaTGTGGACAAGAGGCCTCATGGTGGCTGCTCagtcagctgctcagttgctgcttccaggaTAACTAGGTGcaagagaagcttctccccagagaGGAAGGACTGACAATCCTTTATCGGGGTAGAAAAAGGTACAGCTAGTGCATATGTAGGAGGTTTACAAAGGCCGCATGAACTGGATTGCAGACTGGTGTCAactgggaaagggaaagattttaagtacaggagccactccaagacaAATGACTCTTTCCAACAATCAagcacagatactccttccccagatgatgatggtgatgatgatgatgatttgtaccCCATTCTTCtaaaatgctctcagagcagaaGACATGTCTTCCTCACACAGCTTCAAGGGGCCATTCTCCCACAGAAAAATGGTTTCTTCTGCTACTTCTTCTTTTgttctgtctgatgaaagaatgCAGGACCAGCAGCGCATctccaacctgctagccaagtcccaCCAAAGCtccaaagcttaagcagggttccAAATTTGAAAGCccttttttgccaccacttctctccCACCACCAtgtgctttaactctttgctccagcctgtcccaaaatggtgccactctgagccacagaagcaaAGCCCTGTGTGCAAGCCTTGCACAAACTTCACAATTGCCACTACTAGTGACAGACACTAGTAAGGGAGTGAACTCACATGGGCAGGCAATTTTGACAATGTGTTCATTTGAGAAATGAGGATAAAATATTGGCAGTAAGCTGAAGCCTGGGATGAACATTGGTAACAATGAGTGTGTGAGTGGAATGTGAGATATAAAtggaacaaaacaagaaaaactgCAACACTAATAACGACTTTCCGCATTTTAAACACTTTCTCTTAACCCTGCTGCTGTTTATTACATTTCCACATCCTCTaaagtttcacagatgaaaagaagTAGACAtctggccaggcaacatcagcaAGTtttcaagatgggaaaagttacttatgAAGAAGGGAGAattcagactgattaaaaagatcaaaaagtccctggttttgttcctgttctctgTGGTTTTGTTTTCAGATATCTATACACATTTTGTGTATCCtgcaatattttctgtcagctacTGGTACAAtcagatactttttttttaatgagctctCCAGATCAGATTATTTTAACTCAGTATAATATTAAGGGAAAGAATGAGACAAAAATCTGGCACTTTTCAATCTGTCTGTATGTTCCCAAAAGCTCAGGTACAGTGCAGCAttttgcttctgcctgagtttcctgggaagggcaagattctgcctcttcctttcttcttcccctcaGTAAATTTACAGACAGCAGtctattttgcactttgaactcagtttacatcAGCTggagaaagctgaggacaaaggaggaaagtgggaagaagagagaccaACCAGCCCATTTGAAAAGCAACAGAGGATTGACTGTGGCTACTCTTCCCAGTTCAGGACTGTTGGAGGctatggcccagaacagatgagccaaatgtGCCGTGTCGGTGTCAATTTTAGGGTTCGGGACCAAggaccaaccacacggtccctaaacCTAGCACAGCTTGGCGGTGTAGTAGTTGTGCCCTCAtctccacatgggggctgccagctttatgtaatggatgcatagtgtccacacGTTGTGGCGTGTtcgttacatcacgagtgcaccattggcgcactcaccaTGTAACCAGGGCACTGGGGGGGAAACCTGGAAAAACCGGGTCCTTTTAACTCTAGATGGATGTTGCGCTGTCTAGCgactgcggcatccctccagagttaaaatgggcgcCTGCAGACCACAGTTTTCAgacagtctgtactgtgcctatgTCACCCCTGACTTCTGAGCATTTGCCTAACAAAactatcacatgggagaaaatcAGGCATTTGCCCAGAAAAGTCACGCCATCAtggagaagattttcagacaaacTTGCAATCTGAGAGGACCTATCCCAGGAATAACTAGAACTACACTAGCAACAAACCAGTAATAGGACTTCCGCATGActggtttgttgctggaacattcctggtgcttcctgggataagtcctttCAGATCACGACTTCGTCTAAAAATCTTCGCCACGATTGCACAACTTTGTGTATACTCTATCTTCTTTATATTAATTTATCTAAATCCATGTATAGCTTAACATATTCTTATCTTTGATGTAGATACGTTTTCTTTAAAAAACGTATTTCCTTTCTACTGTTCTTTCATATATTAAGCAAGCATCTGAATTTAATAATATTGTTATTATGCATATGTTAAACCAATTATCATATCACTTCGGTGGTATCTGCCCAActtaacatca from Sceloporus undulatus isolate JIND9_A2432 ecotype Alabama chromosome 6, SceUnd_v1.1, whole genome shotgun sequence carries:
- the LOC121932624 gene encoding angiogenin-2-like isoform X1 encodes the protein MQFKGSGPILFVLLAMVFIVGTYAADYPSFLSHHYDNPRSNVGKRYCNTMMQRRGMTKPQCKAVNSFIHGSKKQIIAVCSKGGKPYGNGLRRSNKQFSVTTCKLSGGSPRPPCNYRENRSNRFIVVACRGGKPVHFDEGQI